One window from the genome of Cicer arietinum cultivar CDC Frontier isolate Library 1 unplaced genomic scaffold, Cicar.CDCFrontier_v2.0 Ca_scaffold_6254_v2.0, whole genome shotgun sequence encodes:
- the LOC140919211 gene encoding uncharacterized protein, which produces MRASQSRQKSYHDKRRKNLEFQEGDHVFRRVTPTTGVGQALKMRKLTPRFIGPYQILKRVGNVAYQIALPPSFSNLHSVFHVSQLRKYIFDPSHVIESDKVQIKKNLTFETLPLQIEDQKAKGLGGKTISLVKVVWGGATGESATWEVESQMRDSYPELFLS; this is translated from the coding sequence ATGAGAGCATCTCAGAGTAGGCAAAAGAGTTACCAtgataaaagaaggaaaaacctcgaatttcaagaaggtgatcatgtatttcGGAGAGTTACTCCAACAACTGGGGTTGGTCAAGCATTAAAAATGCGAAAGCTTACTCCTCGGTTTATAGGACCTTACCAGATTCTTAAACGTGTCGGTAACGTGGCATATCAGATCGCGTTACCTCCTTCTTTTTCTAATCTTCATAGTGTCTTTCATGTATCTCAACTGCGCAAGTACATTTTCGATCCCTCGCATGTGATTGAGTCAGACAAGGTCCAAATAAAAAAGAACCTAACTTTTGAGACCTTACCGCTACAGATCGAGGACCAAAAGGCCAAAGGATTAGGGGGTAAGACGATTTCATTGGTTAAGGTTGTCTGGGGAGGTGCTACTGGCGAAAGTGCTACGTGGGAGGTCGAAAGCCAGATGCGCGATTCTTATCCGGAACTGTTCTTGTCAg